The DNA region GGCGGCCGGCCAGACGGAGAAGACTCATGGACCCTCCTGGGACGTTCGGATGTCGGACAGGGACAACGCTGCGGGGGCCGGGTTCCCCGCCGGAGGCCGGCTCATTCGACGCCCCGGCGGCGGACACGGACGGCCGACGGCCGATCCGGTCGCCGCCGGGGCCGATCCGGTTCGGTTCCGGCAGACCGGGAACGCGTCCTGCCGAACGCCACGACCGGACGGACGGTGGACCCCATGACCGAGTACGAACGTTCCCGTACGATGCCGGCGCGGCCCGAGCAGATCTTCGACCAGGCGGCCCACGTGGACCAGCTCGACGAGTGGCTGCCGGGCACGCTGCACGTGCGCGCCGGCGACCCGCCGGCCGTCACAGTCCACGAGGACCGCCACGGCGAGGACACCCGCGCCCTGTTGCAGGCCCGGCCCGAGCAACTGCGCCTCGAATGGGGCACCCGCGACCAGGGCAGCTACGCCGGATGGCTCCAGGTCGCCGGCCTCGACAGCGGGGCCAGCGAGGTGACCGTGCACCTGTCGTTCTTCGACGCCGGCCACGATCCGGGCCGACAGGCCGTGCACGACGCCCTGGACAGCAGCCTGCGGCGGCTGGAGGAGCAGGTCCGGCTGCACGTCGACGACACGGCGGACTGACCGGCACCGTCCGCCCGGCGGTCGCCCGGACCGCCGGGCGCGAGGACGGGCGCGGGGCGCGGGCGTCGCGCGGACGGGCCCGGGCCGCGGGCCGGTCGCGAGAGGGATCCCAGGTCGCGGGACGGACCGCCGGTGACCGGCCCCGCCGTGCCGCTCACCGGCCGGGCGCGTCCGCTCGCTCGGCGGCGGGCCGCCGCTCGTCCCTCAGAGCCTGGTCCATGTAGCGCAGCCGGCGGATCTGGACGTGGCCGAACCAGGCGAGCCAGGCCAGGAAGACCCCGCTGAGCAGGGCTATGCCCACGCTCGCCCGCGGCTGGGCCGTGAGCGCCGTGCCGGCCACGACCATGGCGACGAGCACGAACAGCATCACCAGCGCGGCCCGCCGGTGACGGGTGCGGTGCAGCCGCTGCCCGACCAGCTCACGCATCGCCCGCCGTTCCTCGGGGGCCGACGGCACATCGCCCTTGCGCAGCTTGGCGTCCAGGGAGACGACGTCCGCGGACGAGCCCCCGATCGCACGCTTCTCCCGGGAACGGACGACTACCAGGACTATCACCCCGCCGATCGACGAGACGGCGAGCCGCAGCAGCACCGACCCCACCGAGCTGCCCGGAAAGAGCACCAGGACGACCGCGGCGGCGCACAGGACGGACAGCACGACCTGGAGCCACAGGTTCCTGGCCAGCAGTAAGTTGACCTTCTCCACGGATACCGCCTCCGGCTAGAGCCGCGTCCGGCGCCGGATCGCCGCGACCCGCAGGGCCAGCGCGACGGCCAACAGCACCCAGGCCACCGCGCAGTACGCCCACGCCGTCACGCCACGCGCGAGGCCCACGGCGCTCCACACCGCCCACAGGGCGAGCACCACACACAGGGCCGTCCAGGCGATGTCCGCGACGCGCGTGCGCAGTTGCCCGCGCTGCCTGGTCCCCGGTTCCAGTGTGCCGAGGCCGGTGCTTCCCGGCTCTTCCCTCACCGTCACGAGCCCTTCCCTTCCCTCGCACGTCTGTGGAACTCCCGTGTACCCGACGGGCTGTCCACCATGCGGACGCGGCCGCCGGCCCGCCCGGCCGACTGTCCGTCCGGGGCCGTTCGTTCGGGGCCGTCCGTTCGGGGTTTCCAAGAT from Streptomyces sp. ALI-76-A includes:
- a CDS encoding SRPBCC family protein, which codes for MTEYERSRTMPARPEQIFDQAAHVDQLDEWLPGTLHVRAGDPPAVTVHEDRHGEDTRALLQARPEQLRLEWGTRDQGSYAGWLQVAGLDSGASEVTVHLSFFDAGHDPGRQAVHDALDSSLRRLEEQVRLHVDDTAD